In the Paenibacillus sp. FSL R7-0337 genome, CTCACCGGTATGTACAGGCTTCTCCATATATTCGTTGCCTCCGGCATCGAATACGGAGACAGCCGCTTTCCCTCTCTCTTCAGGTGTCCCCCCGGATAGGACCATTACCGGCAGAATCATCCCCTCCTTCCGCATCTCCGAGACGGCTTCCCAGCCCGCCCAGGCTCCGGGTTCATCCAGCTCTGCGAGCAGAAGCACAGGCTCACCGCCTAACAGCAATAAGCGAAGACTATCCAAGTCTTCGCTTATTGCTGTTGTCATCCCAAGGCTATGGATGGCTTCCTCCAGCCCGGCATGACCGGCTGCCCTCTGCTCTTTGTCTGCATCAGATTCAAGGCTATCCGGGTGCGGCCCGGGTATGTACCATGCGATCTTTTCATTCACCGGGATCGTCCCCCTCCACCAGTCTTGCACCGGCTGTGCCGCCGCAGATGATGCTTAGAATTCCCGCAAAATAAAGAGACCATTCAGGGGAATGGTCTCTTTGCAGTACTAATTATAGCCTATAATTTCTTATATTTGAACGAAATCGATCTCCTGGAATGCAGCCACCTGGGTGTCCCAGCGCTCTGCGACAAAAGCCTGATGCGCCGGATGATTGTTGTAGGCATCATAAGCCGCCTGGTCGGCGAACTCCATCGAGAAGCCGTACTGGTGCTCACATTTGACACTGACCTGTCGCAGCACCTCGAAATTCCCGACCATAGGAATAGCGCTAAGAATCTCAGCTCCATCCCGCAAGAAGGCTCTGGTCTCCTCCGAATCCGGGGCGGATTTCAGTGTAAATACAGCCATATGACGGATGGTTCCCTCGTTCATTGTGATCTCCTCCATTATCCGAAATAGCGGTGATAATAGCTGCGGGCGGCAGCGATATCACTGGTTCCATGTATTAAGGCTCTTCCGTCTGCGAACACAACCATCCGGTACGGCTCCTCTGTAAAAGAAACCAGATACGGATTGCTCTCCACCTTGCCGCTGTTCAGCCTGGACAAGCGGGCAGCCGTCTCCTCCAAATTAAGACTTCTGCGTTGTGCCGGACGGATCTGCACCGTATCCCTGCCGCACAGCACATCGCTGCGCTCTGTGCCCGAGGCCGACAGATACGGAAAGCTCCGTGATTCACCACATGAGGGACAACCCTGCTTCTTCGCCCCCCTCACGCCAATCTCCTGCTGCTCATTACGCCAGATATCGAAGGTCAGCAGCTTGCTGCGCAGCTTGTCCTTGAATCCGCCGAGCAGCTTCAGCGCCTCAGCAGTTCCATTCGCTGTAACCAGCTGTACCGCTTGCGGAAGAATCCCCGCCGTATCGCAGGTATCCCCACCCAGCGGAATCGTGCCCAACAGACAATTCAGACAAGGGGTTTCACCCGGCAGAATCGTATACGTAATGCCGTAACTTCCGACACAGGCTCCGTAGATCCAGGGGATGCCGTGCTTTTGCGCCAGGTCATTGATGATTAGCCGGGTGTCGAAGTTATCCGTTCCGTCCATAATCAGATCCACGCCGGGGAGCAGGCTCTCCAGCTCCTCTGCACGCACATCAAGCACATGGGCCTCGATCACAATCTCCGAATTGACCGCCATCAGCCGGGTACGGGCTGCAGCCGCCTTGGGCGTGCGCACACGGGCGTCTTCTTCCGTGTACAACTGCTGGCGCTGCAAATTGCTCCACTCCACATAGTCACGGTCCACCAGTATAAGCCGTCCTACCCCGCAGCGGGCTAAGGTCTCGGCAATGCCAGTCCCCAGCGCCCCCATGCCAACGACCAGCACACAGGAGCGTGCCAGCCCCTGCTGTCCTGCTGCGCCGAATGGTGTGAAGCGCACCTGTCTTGAATATCTGCCGTCCCTGCCGGCTGATGAAGCAGGAACCGGCGTTTTTTGATCAGAACCCATCTCTGAACAGCCCCCTATGTACGTAGGTTATTGGTAAAAAACCGGGAAAAGCGCGCAAGCCTCCACTTTTCCCGGAATCCATTGTTATACGGTCTGCGCAGACCACTGCTCTACATTCCAGACCTTCGTTACCCAATCCTCGTAAAATTCCGGTTCATGGGATACCAGCAGAATTGTGCCTTTGTATTCCTGCAGCGCCCGCTTAAGCTCAGCCTTGGCCACAATATCAAGGTGATTCGTAGGCTCATCGAAAAGAATCCAGTTGCTCTCACGCATCAGCAGCTTGCATAGACGTACCTTAGCCTGCTCGCCGCCGCTCAGCATGCTGAGCGGACGGGTAATATGTTCGTTTTTCAGTCCGCAGCGCGCCAGATGCCCACGCACTTCATTCTGGGTCAGACTCGAGAATTCATTCCACACATCTTCAATAGGCGTGATATTCTCCGCCTTCATTTCCTGCTGGAAATACGCTGAACTCAGGTAATCTCCCAGGTAGGTTTTTCCGCTATACGTAGGGATAACACCCAGGATGGTTTTGAGCAGCGTAGATTTACCGACCCCATTGTAGCCGACAATCGCAATCTTCTCTCCGCGTTCAATCATCATATTCAGCTTGCTTGGCAGCAGCGGGCGGTCATACCCGATCTCGAAATCAACGCCCTCGAACACGGTCTTTCCGCTGGCCCGGCTCTCCTTGAACTGGAACGTAGGCTTCATCGCCTCTTCCGGCTTGTCGATCCGCTCCATCTTGCCAAGCTGCTTCTCACGGCTCTTCGCCCGGCCAGAAGTGGAGGCACGCGCTTTGTTGCGCTGGATGAAATCCTCCTGCTTTTTGATGAAATCCTGCTGCTTCTCGTACGCATCAATATGCTGGGCCTTGTTCATCCCCGCCATCTCCAGGAATTTCTCGTAATTGGCCGTATAGCGGGTCAGCTTGGAGAACTCCAGATGATAGATCACATCAACCACTTTATTCATGAATTCCGTATCATGGGAGATCAGCATGAAGGCATACGGATATTGCTTCAGATAATTCGACAGCCAGTCAATATGCTCCACATCGAGATAGTTGGTAGGCTCATCGAGCAGCAGTACATTCGGTTTCTCCAGCAGCAGCTTCGCCAGCAGTACCTTGGTCCGCTGTCCCCCGCTGAGGGAAGTGACATCCCGGTCCAGACCGATCGCTGTCAACCCCAGCCCATTGGCCATTTCTTCAACCTTCACATCTATGAGGTAAAAGTCACCAATATCAAGCTGCTCCTGAATGTCGCCCATCTGCATAAGCAGCAGGTCCAGCTCCTCGGGAGTCGCCTCCCCCATTTTATCGGTAATCGCCAGCATCTCATGCTCCAGCTCCAACAGCGGCAGGAAAGCATCTTTAAGCACATCGCGCACGGTTTTGCCTGCTGTAAGCAGGGTATGCTGATCCAGATATCCGTAACGGACCCGCGGCGTCCATTCCACCTTGCCGTTGTCCTTCAATAATTTGCCGGTCAAAATATTCATCAGCGTCGATTTGCCTACGCCGTTCGCGCCTACAATACCTACATGCTCTCCATCCAGCAGACGGAAAGACACATCCTTGAACAACACCCGGTCCCCAAAATTATGGGAAACGTCTTCTACACTAAGTAAACTCATAATTTCTCCGCAAGCTCCTGTCTATATTGTAAATACTAATAGGTCCATAACTTATAGATATCACTACATTTTAGCACACCTGCACCCTGCTTCGAAATAGAAATTAAGCCTAATTTCTGAAAAACAGCCAAAAGAACCTGAGAGTTTAACCTTTTTTCTGAAATATTCCAATATATTTTGCAGGAAAACGACCACCTTTCATCGGTCCAAGCATTGCCCTGATGGCCTGAACCAGCTTGCCTTTGCTCTGAAAAGGGTCCTGCTGAAGCGGCAGGCTGCATACGCTGGCAGGTTCAAGCAGAGAAGCCAGCAGCGCCACAGTATGCTCCCCGGCCAGCGGCAGGCCGATCCGCCATTCCGGCCGGGGAGTCAGACCTCTGCGGCGCAGCCAGTACAGGGTATCCTCCAGCCGCCAGTCTGCACCGGAGGCAATCAATAATGGAAACCCGCTGCCGGTGAACGCTTCCAGCGCCCCCTCACTGCCGCCGGTTCCAAGATCCAGGACGATGTAAGCATAGGCCTGATCCGGCACCTGCGGGAGTCCCTCCGATGGGAGCAACCTCCAGTAGTCTACACCCATCCAGGTGAACGGTTGCTCCTGTGTCCCCTGAACACCGCTTATTTCAGGCCTCCCCGTCATTTCCTTCATGCGATTAAATACCTGCGAACCGGGATTACAATCTACCCATGCCGTCCGTCCTGCAGGCGACAGGCAGCGGCTGACAGCAAGCGAGGTATGCGTGGTCCCAATCCCGGGTGACACCCCTAATACTGCCACCACCACAACAGAGGACTGCCACTCCTTGTCATCCGCAACCTTGCGCATGTTCGTCCGCCCATGTCCAGCTTCCCCCGCTCCGCCAACCTCCAGCTGCAAGAGGGCTGCTCTTACCTCTTCAGCACTTCCATACCGTTCCTCAGGGTGATGCCGCAGCAGCCGTCTGATGACCGGAATCATCCGGCCCGGGAGACGCCCCTGCAGCTTCCGCTCCATCCCTGGCTGCCAGGCGCTGAACTCACCTCCAGAGGCCATATACAGCAGCAGCGCGCCAAGCCCGTACAGGTCCGACACCTGGCTGCTGCGCCCGTCGCCGTACTGCTCCGGGGCTGCGAATCCGGCTGTTCCTAGCTTCTCTGTGTCCTCACCGGAGCCGCTCCTCAGCCTGCGCGCAATCCCGAAGTCAATGACCTTCAGCTCATGCTCTCCAGTCAGCATGATATTCGATGGCTTGAGATCCCGGTATATGATTGGCGGCTGATGGCTGTGCAAATAATGCAGCACCTCCAGCAGCTGACGCGCATAGCTTAGAATTCGCTCCCCCGTCATTGCAGCAGGCTGCTCTGCCATATACTGATGCAGGGTGATGCCCTCAATATAATCCATCACCAGGTAGGTGTAGCCATCAGAATCCGGCGGGAAGAAATCCGCAATCTGCGGCAGCAGAGGATGACGGAGCGAGATTAATAGCTCCGCTTCCGCCTGAATGGCGCCTGCACCATAACTCCCCTCCCGGATTACGCTCTCTTTAATGGCCCGCAGCATGCCCGGCAGCCGTTCATCCTCCGCCAGATATACCCGGCTCATTCCGCCTGTTCCTATCAGACCGGTCACATAATAACGCCCTCCCAGGATCTGTCCGGGATGTAGCTTTCCAGTGAATTCCATCTCTTCCCCGCCTGTTCTTATAGAATAATGAATCACGCAAAAAAAGCCCCCACTGCCCGCACCGGAACCGGCACGAAGCCGGAGGTGCAGACTGCGGGATGCTTTCCCTTAATCCTGAAACTATGAATTAATACTTAATCATATAAAGTGTAATCTCGTCACGGTTGTGGAACAGCTGCTTCGCGCGCTGAATCTGCATCCGCTGGCCTTCAAACAGTGTGATAATCTCATTGATCATCGCCATTGGCTTCTTGTGCATCAGCTTCACCGTAACAATTGCGCTGCCGCCTGGTGTCAGGCTGTGCAGCAGATCTGTGACCAGCTTGGCCATCAGCTTGGGACTCCAGCTCATATCGCAGACCAGCAGATCAAATTCGTTCTCACGGAATTTAACCTCTCCGGCATTTTTGCGCAGAATCTTGAGTGCCGGATGCTTACGTAAGGATTCGTGCATCAGCGCCGGATCAACAGCGGTAACCTTGAGGCCGCGCTCCAGCAGGAACGAGGTCCAGCCGCCCGGAGAAGCGCCGATATCGACCGCATTCTTGAAGCTGTAGAACGGAATGGCGAATTCCTTCTCCGCCTCCATCAGCTTGAATTTGGCCCGCGAGATCTGCCCGTCCTCCTTGCGGAAGCGGATCATGCCGCCATTCCAGCTGGACAGGTTCGCCTCCGGCCGGGATACACCGGCATACAGCGCGTCACCGTCCGCATAGACGGAGATCACCCAAGCAGGCTCCTGTACGGTGAACTCGGCGTCCAGGCTGTCAAGCCTGCTATGAAGCCACTCGCGCAGCTCGCCAGGACTCTGCTCCCAGAAG is a window encoding:
- a CDS encoding winged helix-turn-helix domain-containing protein encodes the protein MNEKIAWYIPGPHPDSLESDADKEQRAAGHAGLEEAIHSLGMTTAISEDLDSLRLLLLGGEPVLLLAELDEPGAWAGWEAVSEMRKEGMILPVMVLSGGTPEERGKAAVSVFDAGGNEYMEKPVHTGEFKRRILNILKLTGRRRDTASLLKVDGLILDRGRRQVSRDGAELKMTPKEFDLLYYLAENLNEVCPRAEILQQVWGYHFHADTNVVDVYIRHLRLKVDKGRRNKLIHTVRGTGYVLRTPESGATS
- a CDS encoding Dabb family protein; this translates as MNEGTIRHMAVFTLKSAPDSEETRAFLRDGAEILSAIPMVGNFEVLRQVSVKCEHQYGFSMEFADQAAYDAYNNHPAHQAFVAERWDTQVAAFQEIDFVQI
- a CDS encoding ThiF family adenylyltransferase, which translates into the protein MGSDQKTPVPASSAGRDGRYSRQVRFTPFGAAGQQGLARSCVLVVGMGALGTGIAETLARCGVGRLILVDRDYVEWSNLQRQQLYTEEDARVRTPKAAAARTRLMAVNSEIVIEAHVLDVRAEELESLLPGVDLIMDGTDNFDTRLIINDLAQKHGIPWIYGACVGSYGITYTILPGETPCLNCLLGTIPLGGDTCDTAGILPQAVQLVTANGTAEALKLLGGFKDKLRSKLLTFDIWRNEQQEIGVRGAKKQGCPSCGESRSFPYLSASGTERSDVLCGRDTVQIRPAQRRSLNLEETAARLSRLNSGKVESNPYLVSFTEEPYRMVVFADGRALIHGTSDIAAARSYYHRYFG
- a CDS encoding ABC-F family ATP-binding cassette domain-containing protein, coding for MSLLSVEDVSHNFGDRVLFKDVSFRLLDGEHVGIVGANGVGKSTLMNILTGKLLKDNGKVEWTPRVRYGYLDQHTLLTAGKTVRDVLKDAFLPLLELEHEMLAITDKMGEATPEELDLLLMQMGDIQEQLDIGDFYLIDVKVEEMANGLGLTAIGLDRDVTSLSGGQRTKVLLAKLLLEKPNVLLLDEPTNYLDVEHIDWLSNYLKQYPYAFMLISHDTEFMNKVVDVIYHLEFSKLTRYTANYEKFLEMAGMNKAQHIDAYEKQQDFIKKQEDFIQRNKARASTSGRAKSREKQLGKMERIDKPEEAMKPTFQFKESRASGKTVFEGVDFEIGYDRPLLPSKLNMMIERGEKIAIVGYNGVGKSTLLKTILGVIPTYSGKTYLGDYLSSAYFQQEMKAENITPIEDVWNEFSSLTQNEVRGHLARCGLKNEHITRPLSMLSGGEQAKVRLCKLLMRESNWILFDEPTNHLDIVAKAELKRALQEYKGTILLVSHEPEFYEDWVTKVWNVEQWSAQTV
- a CDS encoding serine/threonine-protein kinase, whose protein sequence is MEFTGKLHPGQILGGRYYVTGLIGTGGMSRVYLAEDERLPGMLRAIKESVIREGSYGAGAIQAEAELLISLRHPLLPQIADFFPPDSDGYTYLVMDYIEGITLHQYMAEQPAAMTGERILSYARQLLEVLHYLHSHQPPIIYRDLKPSNIMLTGEHELKVIDFGIARRLRSGSGEDTEKLGTAGFAAPEQYGDGRSSQVSDLYGLGALLLYMASGGEFSAWQPGMERKLQGRLPGRMIPVIRRLLRHHPEERYGSAEEVRAALLQLEVGGAGEAGHGRTNMRKVADDKEWQSSVVVVAVLGVSPGIGTTHTSLAVSRCLSPAGRTAWVDCNPGSQVFNRMKEMTGRPEISGVQGTQEQPFTWMGVDYWRLLPSEGLPQVPDQAYAYIVLDLGTGGSEGALEAFTGSGFPLLIASGADWRLEDTLYWLRRRGLTPRPEWRIGLPLAGEHTVALLASLLEPASVCSLPLQQDPFQSKGKLVQAIRAMLGPMKGGRFPAKYIGIFQKKG
- a CDS encoding SAM-dependent methyltransferase codes for the protein MPEQDTAPQDKIISKYICTANHGFAPYAQEELRRLFGAVKSTLLLPGEIFLATLEAEPEEVSQRLAQNLPIFLRHIQPVDFQDTGDLPALERLAVYLGRRSELQGEKVSLHVRKGSSSFWEQSPGELREWLHSRLDSLDAEFTVQEPAWVISVYADGDALYAGVSRPEANLSSWNGGMIRFRKEDGQISRAKFKLMEAEKEFAIPFYSFKNAVDIGASPGGWTSFLLERGLKVTAVDPALMHESLRKHPALKILRKNAGEVKFRENEFDLLVCDMSWSPKLMAKLVTDLLHSLTPGGSAIVTVKLMHKKPMAMINEIITLFEGQRMQIQRAKQLFHNRDEITLYMIKY